The Hymenobacter sp. DG01 genome has a segment encoding these proteins:
- a CDS encoding NAD(P)/FAD-dependent oxidoreductase, giving the protein MADFASTAAETELLTVMGGGLVGSLLALYLAQHGHAVEMFERRPDIRKAGPVEARSINLALSDRGWRALEGVGIADSVRDVAIAMHGRMMHDPHGQLTYQPYGQEGQAIYSVSRAGLNRRMLDLVEQNPRIQVAFNQQCQRVDLRQQVVEMLDTEQGESRTVPFRRLFGVDGAYSAVRSAMQRTERFNYSQHYLDYGYKELTIAAAPGGEWALEKHALHIWPRGQYMMIALPNLDGSFNCTLFFPFEGPVSFEALQTPAQVRAFFEDVFPDAVPLMPELETEFFENPTSSLVTVRCYPWTYHDAVLLLGDAAHAIVPFYGQGMNAGFEDCTALHELLTRHGRDWDTIFQEFQQQRKPNADAMADLAVYNFEEMRDRVADPRFLLQKKIESKISAQYPDKWLPLYSQVTFSHLPYAEAWANGQAQEQIMQRLMPHIRTEEDYQLPAVQQLIAAEMARRA; this is encoded by the coding sequence ATGGCCGATTTTGCTTCCACTGCCGCTGAAACTGAACTCCTGACCGTGATGGGCGGCGGGCTGGTGGGCTCCCTGCTGGCGCTTTACCTGGCTCAGCACGGCCACGCGGTAGAAATGTTCGAGCGCCGCCCCGACATCCGGAAAGCGGGCCCGGTGGAGGCCCGTTCCATCAACCTGGCCCTGTCGGACCGGGGGTGGCGGGCCCTAGAGGGGGTAGGCATCGCAGACTCGGTGCGGGATGTGGCCATTGCCATGCACGGGCGCATGATGCACGACCCCCACGGCCAGCTCACCTACCAGCCCTACGGGCAGGAGGGCCAGGCCATCTACTCGGTGTCGCGCGCGGGCCTCAACCGCCGTATGCTGGATCTGGTGGAGCAGAACCCGCGCATTCAGGTAGCCTTCAACCAGCAGTGCCAGCGCGTGGACCTGCGTCAGCAGGTGGTGGAAATGCTGGATACGGAGCAGGGCGAGAGCCGGACGGTGCCTTTTCGGCGGCTGTTTGGGGTTGATGGGGCCTACTCGGCGGTGCGCAGCGCTATGCAGCGCACCGAGCGGTTCAACTACTCTCAGCACTACCTCGATTACGGCTATAAGGAGCTGACCATTGCCGCGGCCCCCGGCGGCGAGTGGGCCCTGGAAAAGCACGCGCTGCACATCTGGCCCCGGGGCCAGTATATGATGATTGCCCTGCCCAACCTCGACGGCTCCTTTAACTGCACCCTGTTTTTCCCGTTCGAAGGGCCCGTTTCCTTTGAGGCCCTGCAAACCCCGGCTCAGGTGCGCGCCTTCTTCGAGGACGTGTTTCCGGATGCCGTGCCCCTGATGCCGGAGCTGGAAACCGAGTTCTTTGAAAACCCCACCAGCTCCCTGGTTACGGTGCGCTGCTACCCCTGGACCTACCACGATGCCGTGCTGCTGCTCGGGGATGCCGCTCACGCCATTGTGCCGTTCTACGGGCAGGGCATGAACGCGGGCTTCGAGGACTGCACGGCCCTGCACGAGCTGCTCACCCGCCACGGCCGCGACTGGGACACAATTTTCCAGGAGTTTCAGCAGCAGCGCAAGCCCAACGCCGATGCCATGGCCGACCTGGCCGTGTACAACTTCGAGGAAATGCGCGACCGGGTAGCCGACCCCCGGTTTCTGCTCCAGAAGAAGATAGAAAGCAAGATTTCAGCCCAGTACCCCGATAAGTGGCTGCCTCTGTACTCGCAGGTTACGTTTTCTCACCTGCCCTACGCCGAAGCCTGGGCCAACGGGCAGGCTCAGGAACAGATTATGCAACGCCTGATGCCGCACATCCGGACCGAGGAAGACTACCAGCTCCCCGCGGTGCAGCAGCTGATAGCCGCCGAAATGGCTCGGCGGGCCTGA
- a CDS encoding LytTR family DNA-binding domain-containing protein: MATAPVLTCAIIDDEEINRLTLEHYISLTDSLQLVTSLDDALQGLNYFRAGNKVDVLFLDVQMPQLNGLDLLRVLSDPPIVILTTAHEDFAVDAFDLRVTDYLVKPFDYARFSRAVQRALQQHATPAATAGSPAAPTAPPDNDLFVKVNNKMVRINFDEVLYIEALSDYVIIVTDKQKYIVYTTMKALDARLPFDHFVRVHRSYILNMRRIEAIEDGAAVVPGGNHVPIGKSYQEAFFRKLNRI, from the coding sequence ATGGCTACTGCCCCCGTCCTGACTTGTGCTATTATTGATGACGAAGAAATCAACCGGCTGACGCTGGAGCACTACATTTCCCTGACCGATTCGCTGCAGCTGGTTACCTCCCTCGACGATGCCTTGCAGGGCCTGAACTACTTCCGGGCGGGCAATAAAGTAGATGTACTGTTTCTGGACGTGCAGATGCCCCAGCTCAATGGCCTGGACCTGCTGCGCGTTCTGTCCGATCCGCCCATCGTTATTCTGACCACGGCCCACGAGGACTTTGCCGTGGATGCCTTTGATCTGCGCGTAACCGACTACCTCGTTAAGCCCTTCGACTACGCCCGTTTCAGTCGGGCCGTGCAGCGGGCTCTGCAGCAGCACGCTACCCCGGCGGCCACGGCCGGCAGCCCGGCCGCCCCAACCGCCCCCCCCGATAACGACCTGTTCGTGAAGGTCAACAACAAGATGGTGCGTATCAACTTCGATGAAGTGCTTTACATCGAGGCCCTGTCGGACTACGTGATTATCGTGACGGACAAGCAGAAGTACATCGTTTATACCACCATGAAGGCCCTGGATGCCCGCCTGCCCTTCGACCACTTCGTGCGTGTGCACCGCTCCTACATCCTGAACATGCGCCGCATTGAGGCCATTGAGGACGGGGCCGCGGTAGTACCTGGTGGTAACCACGTGCCCATCGGCAAATCTTACCAGGAAGCCTTCTTTCGTAAGCTCAACCGCATCTAA
- a CDS encoding PAS domain S-box protein, with the protein MSTSDSTTATAALSDQLAQERRERMAAERQVQALRRHLAATQRVVTRLTGSITRLTQNLRVAVLVVHQNGKVVLLNQEFCDLLGLEDATPGMQEQPAEPLLEALIQQSARPENTRQELERLRSANQRTLGADVELADSTVLEMDFIPLSGQADLVPAGYMLSFRDVTQARRAEQYLNSLSRIPGQNPNPVLRLHANGRVLYANPAAEQLRQEYVAPQHDPAFSRHLYQAATEALAAGLPTQSEVGHADRCFQLAIVPFVNDQYVNLYFTDITQVKDAEKRLVEQQEFYETVLNQLPADVAVFDTEHRYQFVNPAALREPSLREWIIGRTDFEYLAHRGRPLDLAHRRRAVFERAVQQRSVVAWEEALDTPEGRRLSLRHMQPVFGSEGDLRMVIGYGLDITERHEAEEKVRRSEARLQEQQNFVQQVVNTTPIVLWVCNTEGQIQFSNQAFEDLISTGAHRYTDSSDPHDPVAAEKWAHEQSILHVLKSGQEIAYESSFTQLDGTVRYFQTVVRPLHRTDGSMNVMGVSTDITEIKQTGNTLERTAKQYRDLMHYSQALICTHDLEGIILSVNPAAAQLVGVVPELLVGRTLHDVLTPDLHPQLGVYLAQARQQQELTGLMTLRGPDGRPHHLIYNNYRVQEPGELPYVIAYGQEITERIQAEQELLRAKEAAENTARAKENFLANMSHEIRTPINGILGMAGLLAKTPLAPTQQEHLRVLRNSGRHLLTVINDVLDVAKIEAGKLELEQMAFDLNQSIQDAVQSLAFRAEEKGIGFRLELMPLPHPVVIGDPGRINQILLNLLSNAVKFTTYGEVALTSRLLQETTTELALEFQVRDTGIGIPADKLEAVFESFSQAYADISRRFGGTGLGLTISRSLVLQLGGQMWVESELNQGSSFFFSLTLPKAQQPLPEPTLLPPPDYARLRGKRVLLVEDHPVNQQLAMLILEGWEVETHVASDGNEALDQLEARLYDVVLMDIQMPGLSGLDVTHRLRQHPDPLRAATPVIALTANVMRSDDEIYRAAGLDYLSKPFEEDDLFRKLEANLRPVPADELEAAAPTPLPPPQPAAEPAPESTTPAADSLFDLTLLRDTAHGSTIFMQKIIGSFRAHTPVAVAQLREAVATNDWLAVGLVVHKLRPSLQLLGIQGTQQAVAVLEPLSRLAPDSEALPPAVDLLPLAHLLADTLEAAVEQLGNAHVE; encoded by the coding sequence ATGTCCACTTCCGATTCAACCACTGCCACGGCGGCCCTCTCCGATCAGCTGGCTCAGGAGCGCCGGGAGCGAATGGCGGCCGAGCGGCAGGTGCAGGCCCTGCGCCGCCACCTGGCTGCTACTCAGCGGGTAGTAACCCGCCTGACGGGCAGCATCACCCGCCTCACCCAGAACCTGCGCGTGGCGGTGCTGGTAGTACACCAGAATGGCAAGGTAGTGCTGCTGAACCAGGAGTTCTGCGACCTGCTGGGCCTGGAAGATGCTACCCCCGGCATGCAGGAGCAGCCCGCCGAGCCCCTGCTGGAGGCGCTCATTCAGCAGTCGGCACGGCCCGAAAACACCCGACAGGAACTGGAGCGCCTGCGGTCTGCTAATCAGCGCACCCTGGGAGCCGATGTGGAGCTGGCCGACAGCACGGTACTGGAAATGGACTTTATTCCGCTCAGCGGTCAGGCCGACCTGGTGCCGGCCGGCTACATGCTGTCTTTCCGCGACGTGACGCAGGCGCGCCGGGCCGAGCAGTATCTGAACTCCCTGTCCCGCATTCCGGGCCAGAACCCGAACCCCGTGCTGCGCCTGCACGCCAACGGTCGGGTGCTCTACGCCAACCCGGCCGCCGAGCAGCTGCGCCAGGAGTACGTGGCTCCCCAGCATGATCCGGCCTTTTCCCGGCACCTGTACCAGGCTGCAACCGAGGCCCTGGCGGCAGGCCTGCCTACCCAAAGTGAAGTAGGCCACGCCGACCGGTGCTTTCAGCTGGCCATTGTGCCGTTCGTGAATGACCAGTACGTCAATTTGTATTTCACCGACATCACCCAGGTAAAAGACGCGGAAAAGCGCCTGGTGGAGCAGCAGGAGTTCTACGAGACGGTACTCAACCAGCTGCCCGCCGACGTAGCCGTGTTCGATACCGAGCACCGCTACCAGTTCGTGAACCCGGCGGCCCTGCGCGAGCCCAGCCTGCGGGAGTGGATCATCGGCCGCACCGATTTTGAGTACCTCGCCCACCGGGGGCGCCCCCTGGACCTGGCTCACCGGCGGAGGGCCGTTTTCGAGCGGGCCGTTCAGCAGCGCAGCGTGGTGGCCTGGGAAGAAGCCTTGGACACGCCCGAGGGCCGGCGCCTCTCGTTGCGCCACATGCAGCCGGTTTTTGGTTCCGAGGGCGACTTGCGGATGGTTATCGGGTACGGCCTCGACATTACGGAGCGCCATGAGGCCGAGGAAAAGGTACGCCGCAGCGAAGCCCGCCTGCAGGAGCAGCAAAACTTTGTGCAGCAGGTAGTAAACACTACCCCCATTGTGCTGTGGGTGTGCAACACCGAGGGCCAGATTCAGTTTTCCAACCAGGCCTTTGAGGACCTGATCAGCACCGGCGCCCACCGCTACACCGACTCCAGCGACCCCCACGACCCCGTAGCGGCCGAGAAATGGGCCCACGAGCAAAGCATCCTGCACGTACTGAAATCGGGGCAGGAAATAGCTTACGAAAGCTCCTTCACCCAGCTCGACGGCACTGTGCGCTACTTCCAGACGGTGGTGCGCCCCCTGCACCGCACCGATGGCAGCATGAACGTCATGGGCGTCAGCACCGACATTACCGAAATCAAGCAGACGGGCAACACCCTGGAGCGCACAGCCAAGCAGTACCGCGACCTGATGCACTACTCCCAGGCCCTGATCTGCACCCACGATCTGGAGGGCATCATTTTGTCGGTAAACCCGGCCGCGGCCCAGCTGGTAGGGGTAGTGCCCGAGCTGCTGGTGGGGCGCACACTCCACGATGTGCTCACCCCCGATCTGCACCCCCAGCTGGGGGTGTATCTGGCCCAGGCACGCCAGCAACAGGAACTGACCGGGCTGATGACCCTCCGGGGCCCCGATGGCCGCCCGCATCACCTGATCTACAACAACTACCGCGTGCAGGAGCCCGGCGAGCTACCCTACGTTATTGCCTACGGCCAGGAAATTACGGAGCGCATTCAGGCCGAGCAAGAGCTGCTGCGGGCCAAGGAAGCTGCCGAAAACACGGCCCGGGCCAAAGAAAACTTCCTGGCCAACATGAGCCACGAAATCCGCACGCCCATCAACGGTATTCTGGGCATGGCCGGCCTGCTGGCCAAAACGCCCCTGGCCCCTACCCAGCAGGAGCATCTGCGGGTACTGCGCAACTCCGGACGCCACCTGCTCACAGTTATCAACGACGTGCTGGACGTGGCCAAAATTGAGGCCGGCAAGCTGGAGCTGGAGCAGATGGCCTTCGATTTAAACCAGTCCATTCAGGATGCTGTGCAAAGTCTGGCCTTCCGGGCCGAGGAGAAAGGCATAGGCTTCCGGCTGGAATTAATGCCCCTACCCCACCCCGTGGTTATCGGCGACCCGGGCCGCATCAACCAGATTCTGCTTAATCTGCTCAGCAATGCCGTGAAGTTCACTACCTACGGCGAGGTAGCCCTCACCTCGCGCCTGCTCCAGGAAACCACCACCGAGCTGGCCCTGGAGTTTCAGGTGCGCGACACGGGCATCGGCATTCCGGCCGATAAGCTGGAAGCAGTTTTTGAGAGCTTTTCGCAGGCCTACGCCGACATTTCGCGGCGGTTTGGAGGCACGGGCCTGGGGCTGACTATCAGCCGGAGTCTGGTGCTGCAGTTGGGTGGGCAAATGTGGGTGGAAAGTGAGCTCAACCAGGGTAGCTCCTTCTTCTTTTCCCTGACCCTGCCCAAGGCCCAGCAACCGCTGCCGGAGCCTACCCTGCTACCCCCGCCCGACTACGCCCGCCTGCGGGGCAAACGGGTGCTGCTGGTAGAAGACCACCCCGTAAACCAGCAGTTGGCCATGCTGATTCTGGAGGGTTGGGAGGTGGAAACCCACGTAGCTTCCGACGGCAACGAAGCCCTCGACCAGCTGGAAGCCCGCCTCTACGACGTGGTACTCATGGACATACAGATGCCCGGCCTCAGCGGCCTCGACGTGACCCACCGCCTGCGCCAGCACCCCGATCCGCTGCGCGCCGCTACCCCCGTTATTGCCCTTACGGCCAACGTAATGCGCTCCGACGACGAAATCTACCGGGCGGCTGGCCTGGACTATCTTTCCAAGCCATTTGAGGAAGACGACCTGTTCCGGAAGCTGGAAGCCAACCTGCGCCCGGTGCCGGCCGACGAGCTGGAAGCCGCCGCGCCTACCCCCCTCCCGCCGCCACAACCCGCCGCGGAACCCGCGCCGGAGTCCACCACCCCGGCGGCAGACTCATTATTCGACCTGACGCTGCTGCGCGACACGGCGCACGGCAGCACCATCTTCATGCAGAAGATAATTGGCTCGTTCCGGGCGCACACGCCGGTAGCAGTGGCCCAGCTCCGGGAGGCCGTAGCCACCAACGACTGGCTGGCCGTGGGCTTGGTAGTGCATAAGCTGCGGCCCTCGCTGCAGCTGCTCGGCATTCAGGGCACCCAGCAGGCCGTAGCGGTCCTGGAGCCCCTCTCCCGCCTCGCGCCCGACTCAGAGGCCCTACCCCCGGCCGTGGACCTGCTGCCCCTGGCCCACCTGCTGGCCGATACGCTGGAAGCAGCCGTGGAGCAGCTGGGCAACGCCCACGTTGAGTAG
- a CDS encoding carboxypeptidase-like regulatory domain-containing protein, with protein MGKPYRFLFFFLLLFLCGATASLAQELGAIAGSVQNEAGRPMSGATIFIRGTFIGTSTDRDGKFSLRADFGGGPVVLSVSFVGYESRDVTLSQPDNTVMVQLKLNPTQTNEVIASASRVEEGILQAPVTVEKVTSQQILRLPPPDVQVGLNQFKGIDVNSTSMIMNSLSTRGFNSAKSERLIQLTDYFDTQSPSLNINTGNLTGLPELDIESIEIIHGPASALYGERL; from the coding sequence ATGGGAAAACCTTACCGTTTTCTATTTTTCTTCCTCTTACTTTTTCTGTGCGGTGCCACAGCAAGCTTGGCGCAGGAGCTGGGCGCCATAGCAGGAAGCGTACAGAATGAGGCCGGAAGGCCTATGTCAGGGGCTACTATCTTTATTCGGGGCACCTTTATCGGGACCAGCACGGACCGGGACGGCAAGTTCAGCCTGCGCGCCGACTTCGGCGGCGGCCCCGTAGTGCTGTCGGTATCCTTTGTAGGCTACGAAAGCCGCGACGTTACGCTCAGCCAGCCCGATAACACCGTGATGGTGCAGCTGAAGCTGAACCCCACCCAAACCAACGAGGTAATTGCCTCGGCTTCGCGGGTAGAGGAAGGCATTCTGCAGGCGCCGGTAACGGTAGAGAAAGTAACCTCCCAGCAGATTCTGCGCCTGCCTCCGCCCGACGTGCAGGTGGGCCTGAACCAGTTCAAGGGCATCGACGTGAACAGCACGAGCATGATCATGAACTCGCTGAGCACGCGCGGGTTTAACTCGGCGAAGTCGGAGCGCCTGATTCAGCTCACGGATTACTTTGATACTCAGTCGCCCTCCCTGAACATCAACACCGGTAACCTGACGGGCCTGCCCGAGCTGGACATCGAAAGCATTGAAATTATCCACGGCCCGGCCTCGGCCCTGTACGGAGAACGCCTTTAA
- a CDS encoding alpha-ketoglutarate-dependent dioxygenase AlkB, which translates to MPLAPIALPHAELLFDPNFLPPAEAQTLLQELTSRLAWKHEPIKLFGREVMQPRLTAWHGDAGASYRYSGIQLQPEPWTPALLHLRRQVEAATGTTFNSVLLNLYRSGQDSMGWHADDEPELGPEPIIASVTLGATRNFRLKPRDPQHTAHGPITLPLTAGSLLLMRGPTQRYWLHALPKTARPVGHRLNLTFRLVR; encoded by the coding sequence ATGCCTCTTGCGCCCATTGCCCTGCCCCACGCCGAACTGCTGTTCGACCCCAATTTCCTACCCCCGGCGGAGGCGCAAACCCTGCTTCAGGAACTCACCAGCCGCCTGGCCTGGAAGCATGAGCCTATCAAGCTGTTTGGCCGGGAAGTGATGCAGCCCCGCCTCACGGCCTGGCACGGCGACGCGGGCGCATCCTACCGCTACTCGGGTATTCAGCTGCAGCCCGAACCCTGGACGCCCGCCCTGCTACACCTGCGCCGGCAGGTAGAGGCAGCTACCGGCACGACCTTTAACAGCGTGCTGCTCAATCTCTACCGCTCCGGCCAGGACAGCATGGGCTGGCACGCCGACGACGAGCCGGAGCTGGGCCCCGAGCCTATTATTGCCTCCGTCACGCTGGGGGCTACTCGCAACTTCCGCCTGAAGCCTCGCGACCCGCAGCACACTGCCCACGGCCCTATCACGCTGCCTCTTACCGCCGGCAGCCTGCTCCTGATGCGCGGGCCTACCCAGCGGTACTGGCTCCATGCCCTGCCCAAAACCGCCCGCCCCGTTGGCCACCGCCTCAACCTTACGTTTCGTTTGGTCAGGTGA
- the rpoN gene encoding RNA polymerase factor sigma-54, with product MQRLDMKQLLSQKLSPQQIQFIKLLQIPTAELEARIKEELEVNPALEEGDDNEEYEEEERADDSDDEDYDDPDSEFDNDDNTLDEDFNDQSEEQPEIELPVKDEEPADLKESSSEEDLDLSDYLNDDEIAGYKMQGDGPGEDEDDREMPLADTSGSLIDSLLDQLGFANLDEKQEAIGRQLIGSIDGDGYIRRDLSAIANDLAFSQNIEASVPEVEGVLHVIQSFDPPGIAARDLQECLLLQLERRPQDEVTEHAERILNETFDEFTKKHYPRIQQKLDLEDEELKEAIALILKLNPKPGGTGPVGMGKVQYIVPDFILTHDNGQFNLTLNSRNAPDLRVSPAYTEMFRAYDKASKKDKKMKEAVTFVKQKLDSAKWFIDAIRQRQNTLLRTMDAIVRYQAEFFAEGDESKLRPMILKDIATEIGMDISTVSRVANSKSVQTEFGIYPLKYFFSEGIATDSGEDASSREVKHILKEIIEGEQKNKPLSDDKLEKMLNARGYNIARRTVAKYREQLNIPVARLRKEL from the coding sequence ATGCAACGACTGGACATGAAGCAGCTTCTTTCGCAGAAGCTGTCACCCCAACAGATACAATTTATTAAGCTGCTGCAGATTCCGACGGCAGAGCTGGAAGCCCGTATCAAAGAAGAGCTGGAAGTAAACCCAGCCCTGGAGGAAGGCGACGACAACGAGGAGTACGAGGAAGAGGAGCGCGCCGACGACAGCGACGACGAGGACTACGACGACCCCGACTCGGAATTTGATAACGACGACAATACGCTCGACGAGGATTTCAATGACCAAAGCGAAGAGCAGCCCGAAATAGAACTCCCCGTAAAGGACGAGGAGCCCGCCGACCTAAAAGAATCGTCCTCGGAGGAAGACCTCGACCTGAGCGACTACCTCAACGACGACGAAATAGCCGGCTACAAAATGCAGGGCGACGGCCCCGGCGAGGACGAGGACGACCGGGAAATGCCCCTGGCCGACACCAGCGGCTCGCTGATTGACAGCCTTCTGGACCAACTGGGCTTTGCCAACCTCGATGAAAAGCAGGAAGCCATCGGCCGCCAGCTTATCGGTTCTATTGATGGCGACGGCTACATCCGCCGCGACCTGTCGGCTATTGCCAACGACCTGGCTTTCTCCCAGAATATTGAGGCCTCAGTGCCCGAAGTTGAGGGAGTACTGCACGTAATCCAATCGTTTGACCCGCCCGGCATTGCCGCCCGCGACCTGCAGGAGTGCCTGTTGCTGCAACTGGAGCGCCGCCCCCAGGACGAGGTTACCGAGCACGCCGAGCGCATCCTGAACGAAACCTTCGACGAGTTTACCAAGAAGCACTACCCTCGCATTCAGCAGAAACTGGACCTGGAGGACGAGGAGCTAAAGGAAGCCATTGCCCTGATTCTCAAGCTAAACCCCAAGCCCGGCGGTACGGGCCCGGTGGGTATGGGCAAGGTACAGTACATCGTTCCGGACTTTATTCTGACCCACGATAACGGACAGTTCAACCTGACCCTGAACTCGCGCAATGCCCCGGACCTGCGGGTGTCGCCGGCCTATACCGAGATGTTCCGGGCCTACGATAAGGCCTCGAAGAAGGACAAGAAGATGAAGGAAGCCGTGACCTTCGTAAAGCAGAAGCTGGACTCGGCCAAGTGGTTTATTGATGCCATCCGGCAGCGCCAGAATACGCTGCTGCGCACCATGGACGCCATTGTGCGCTACCAGGCTGAGTTTTTCGCGGAAGGCGACGAGAGCAAGCTGCGCCCCATGATTCTGAAGGATATAGCCACCGAAATCGGCATGGACATCAGCACCGTGAGCCGGGTAGCTAACTCCAAATCGGTGCAGACGGAGTTTGGTATCTACCCGCTCAAGTACTTCTTCTCCGAAGGCATTGCCACCGACTCGGGCGAGGATGCCTCCAGCCGGGAAGTGAAGCACATCCTGAAGGAAATCATTGAGGGAGAGCAGAAAAACAAGCCCCTCTCCGACGATAAGCTGGAAAAAATGCTCAATGCCCGCGGCTATAACATTGCCCGCCGCACCGTAGCCAAGTACCGCGAGCAGCTGAATATTCCGGTGGCTCGCCTGCGCAAGGAGCTGTAA
- a CDS encoding TonB-dependent siderophore receptor, with protein sequence MLLQNSKDPFVSEGLSLRLRGGERSFFDGQVRYAKKIGDKFAFKVTGAYLTANDWLAGNYSATSKQVQSNNNAQGSSLGYDAVNRYGDVDGYTFAANFPFPEVRNKTVFMPGFEEKTLVGNDDQAKSLKIHPSVSYLLTSSIKLTAGANYNRGTASYQSTSRYRFKDFGTNQYHGEIKGERWFVRGQSIQDFGGNSYDLSFLGSFIQTSPIAGGNTTTTYAQRYYGTYVNTYVGARTAGQTDAQAQAAAKVAADPLQLDPTSAEFSALRKQIINDATVGRGARLNPCSLLNEGNAQYNFQLSETADLIVGGAYRKFRLGSQGNLFSDTDGRIQNHELGGYAQLTKKFLQERLKLALAGRVDDFKNFKPAFSPRASAVYSLGENKQHNFRASYGQAFRSPSQTEQYFYNDIRTGLLIGNVGNGFQGYNLALFNSPQLLTAAQSNPAVLQPYEYNIAPLKLEQVSTAEIGYKGALLANLYADVSYYRSRYQDFIGAQTFVGNTDGSRPTPQQLAAGYPAAYSDQSKPTRVLYAYYNSAQEVRTQGVTAGLTYYFRKAFNLTGNYSLNVLDRSNLPEGFQTYFNTPKHKYNVGANGQVGNLSYSVNYRWVQGHLQEMPFAVGTIRDYSTTDAYLGYTVPKLGSTFQAGISNAFNANNVQVFGGPQIGRLAYLGLRFDVK encoded by the coding sequence GTGCTGCTGCAAAACTCCAAGGACCCCTTCGTGAGTGAGGGCCTGAGCCTGCGCCTGCGCGGCGGGGAGCGGAGCTTCTTTGACGGACAGGTGCGCTACGCCAAGAAAATCGGCGACAAGTTCGCCTTCAAAGTAACCGGCGCTTACCTCACGGCCAATGACTGGCTGGCCGGCAACTACTCGGCTACCAGCAAGCAAGTACAGTCCAACAACAACGCTCAGGGCTCCTCGCTGGGCTACGATGCCGTGAACCGCTACGGCGACGTGGATGGCTACACTTTCGCGGCCAATTTCCCTTTCCCGGAGGTGCGCAACAAAACCGTATTCATGCCGGGCTTTGAGGAAAAGACCCTGGTAGGAAATGACGACCAGGCCAAGTCACTTAAAATTCACCCCTCGGTATCGTACCTGCTTACTAGCAGCATCAAGCTGACGGCGGGCGCCAACTACAACCGCGGCACGGCCAGCTACCAGAGCACCAGCCGCTACCGCTTCAAGGATTTCGGCACCAACCAGTACCACGGCGAAATCAAGGGCGAGCGGTGGTTTGTACGGGGCCAGTCCATTCAGGACTTTGGCGGCAACTCCTACGACCTGAGCTTCCTGGGTTCCTTTATCCAGACCTCGCCTATTGCCGGCGGTAACACCACCACTACCTACGCCCAGCGCTACTATGGCACCTACGTAAACACCTACGTGGGAGCGCGCACGGCCGGCCAAACCGATGCTCAGGCCCAGGCCGCAGCCAAAGTCGCCGCTGATCCGCTGCAGCTGGACCCCACCAGCGCCGAGTTTAGCGCCCTGCGCAAGCAAATCATCAACGATGCTACCGTGGGCCGGGGCGCCCGCCTCAACCCCTGCTCCCTGCTTAACGAGGGCAACGCCCAGTACAACTTTCAGCTCAGCGAAACAGCCGACCTGATTGTGGGCGGTGCCTACCGCAAGTTCCGACTGGGCTCCCAGGGCAACCTGTTCTCGGATACCGATGGCCGGATTCAGAACCACGAGCTGGGCGGCTACGCGCAGCTGACCAAGAAATTTCTGCAGGAGCGCCTGAAGCTGGCCCTGGCCGGCCGGGTCGATGATTTCAAGAACTTCAAGCCGGCTTTTTCGCCGCGGGCGTCGGCGGTGTACTCGCTGGGCGAGAACAAGCAGCATAACTTCCGGGCCAGCTACGGCCAGGCGTTCCGTTCGCCCTCGCAAACCGAGCAGTACTTCTATAATGACATCCGCACGGGCCTGCTGATCGGGAACGTGGGCAATGGTTTCCAGGGCTATAACCTAGCCCTGTTTAACTCGCCCCAGCTGCTGACCGCCGCCCAGAGCAACCCGGCCGTGCTGCAGCCCTACGAGTACAACATTGCGCCCCTGAAGCTGGAACAAGTAAGCACCGCGGAAATTGGTTACAAAGGTGCCCTGCTGGCTAACCTTTACGCCGACGTGAGCTACTACCGCAGCCGCTACCAGGATTTCATTGGAGCCCAGACGTTTGTGGGCAACACCGATGGCTCGCGGCCTACCCCCCAGCAGTTGGCCGCCGGCTACCCTGCCGCCTACTCTGACCAGAGCAAGCCTACCCGCGTGCTGTATGCCTACTACAACAGCGCCCAGGAAGTGCGTACCCAAGGGGTAACGGCCGGCCTGACGTACTACTTCCGGAAAGCCTTCAACCTGACGGGCAACTACTCGCTGAACGTGCTGGACCGCAGCAACCTGCCCGAAGGCTTCCAGACCTACTTCAACACGCCCAAGCACAAGTATAACGTGGGCGCCAATGGCCAAGTAGGCAACCTGAGCTACTCCGTGAACTACCGTTGGGTGCAGGGCCACCTGCAGGAAATGCCTTTCGCCGTGGGTACCATCCGTGACTACAGCACCACCGACGCCTACCTGGGCTACACCGTGCCGAAGCTGGGCAGCACCTTCCAGGCTGGCATCTCCAACGCTTTCAATGCCAACAACGTGCAGGTGTTCGGCGGCCCCCAGATTGGGCGCCTGGCCTACCTGGGCCTGCGCTTCGATGTGAAGTAG